The region AGCCAAGGTCGCGGTGCCGCGTATCGGCGAGGTTTTGCAGTTTTGAGGAAGGCCCTTGTTATTGCCGCCACAGGGCCAAGATGGACCATTAACTTTCGTCGTCATTCCCGGGCTGGACCCGGGCATCCTGTCACGGAAGCTGACGGTTTGGATGGCCGGATCAAGTCCGGCCATGACGGCGCGACCGAAGGCTTAGTCTCTTCGAGACCTGGTATAAATTCAGGCGAACAAAACAACAGGAAACGCCATGAGCAATTTTTTTGGGAATATCGACAGTCAGTCCGTCGATACCATGAGCATGATGGGCAACGGCTGGTTGTATGCTTTCTTCATCATCGGTGTGTGCCTCCTCCTTGCGAGCTGGCTGGTCGCCTGGCAGGTGAAGCGGATCCAAAAGCTCCTCGCCCGCGCCAAGGCGGAGGAGGATATGGAAAAAGAGGCAAGCAACAAAGCCCGTATGGATAAAGCAGCATCTTAAATGCAGCCGCCGTCGAGTGAATTTTTTTGATGAACGCTACTCCGCGCTCATCAAGAAAATCAGACTAGAACCACGACTAAAAAGGCGTTATCATATGTATTCTCCTTGATTTACCCGGATTACTTATTACTGTCGATTAACTAACTTATTTTGATACTTTATTTAATAAATATGTACAAAAAAATAGGAGAGTGAGATCAATATTGTTCTCAGCATTTTGATCTGTACACATAACCGGCCTGCGGATCTTACCGCATGCTTGGCTGCACTGACTCTCCAATGGCAAACCGGCACTGAAATTGTCGTTGTCGATAGCGCCTCCGAGCCGCAGACTAAGGACGCGCTGGCCCAGTTTCTCGTGAAGCACCCCCAAATCGTGCTGCACCGCCTAAACTGGCCTGGCCTTTCGATGGCGCGCAACGCCGCGGTTTCGCTTAGCAAAGGGCGATGGCTCGCCATTCTCGACGACGACACGGTCCCTGATCCCGGCTGGCTGAATGAAATCTTTGCTTTGATCGAGCGGCTGCCTGCGAAGGCGGGCGCGACCGGACTCTACACCTATCCCATCTGGCCGGAGGGACGAGAAATCGATCTGCCGGAGCTCTGGCGCAAATATCTTTCCCTCGTCGAAATCGAGGCGGAAGAGGACCGCACCAGCAGCCCCGTCTTCGTCGGCGCCAATATGCTGTTGCGCCGCGATGCACTGCTTGAGGCCGGTGGATTCCCCGAGCGCCTGGCGCGCCAGAACCAGCTTCTTCTCTCAGGCGACGACGTCTATGTGGCGGAAAAAATGCGCCGGAGAGGTTGGGCGATTTGGTACTCTTCCCGGCCGCGCGTTGGCCATCGCATTCATTTGGAACGCCTAGATCCTGCTTGGTTGCGAAAGCGCCTGTTCTGGGAAGGCGTGACCGCTATGAGATTGCACGCTGAGCTCGACGGGTCCATGCCGCTGTTCCCGGTTGCGCGCGCACTCGCCTTTGCCCCTTTGCTGTTTGGGCTTTCGTTTTTCGACCCGCCGCGCGGCACGCTCCGGGCGCGCGCCATGTGGCACTTGGGAGTTCTCCGCGCCTATTTCGCGCGCCAACCGCTGCTGGCGCAAACTTCCCCCGCTGAGAACGGTCCCGGCCGCCTGGGTCCGCGCCAGGCGTCCCCAGGAGAGAACGGGTGAACGGTCCAACGGGTGGCCCGCGCCGCCAGTTCTCGGCGCAAAGAGTTGGCGCCGGGCCGCACAGGCGTGGAACCGCACAGCAAGACAGCGTAACGGAGTGAAAGAGCATGACCGCACGCGTCATTTTCATCGGATTGGACGCCGCCGAATCCACCTTGCTCGAACGCTGGGCAAAGGAAGGTTTCTGTCCCTCGCTGTCCTCCGCGATGGAGCGCGGCGCCACGATCCGCCTCTCGTCTCCGCTCGAGACGCTGCCCGGCGCGGTGTGGCCCGAAATCGCCTCCAGCATGGGCTGCGGCCGGCATGCGCATTTCTACCACGGCCAGCAGCTCCGGACCGGCGAGGCGGTCAAGCGCGCGATCGAGCCCAAAGAGGTCGATACGGAACTTTACTATTGGGCCCGCGCGAGCCGTGCCGGCAAGCGCGTTTTCATCTCCGACATCCCTCAAACCGTGCCGGTGCCAGACTTCAATGGGCTGCAATTGTTCGAATGGGGCACGCATGACCGCAATTTTGCAATCACCAGCGAGCCGCCCTCAGTTTTGGAGGATATCCGGAAGACTTACGGCGACCACCCGGTCACTGCTTGCGACGCGCATGGCGAGACGCCGGAAGGCTACGCCAAGCTGCTCTCTGGCCTGAAACACGGCGCCTCGACCAAGACACGCATCTATCTCGATTATTTGCGGCGCGAGCCGTGGGATCTGTTCAACGTATGCTACACCGAATGCCATTGCGCCGGGCATCAGTTCTGGCACTTTCTCGATCCCAATCACCCCAAGCACGATCCCCATGCGGCGGACGGCTTCAAGACCGCGATCCGGGATGTCTACGCAGAAATCGACAAGGGCGTTGGCGCGCTCATCGAGGCGGCTGGGCCGGACGCCAAGATCGTGCTCCTCGCCAGTCATGGCATGGCGCTTTATTCCGGCGGTCCAAACCTTTTGAACGAAGTGCTCGCCCGGCTCGGTCTCACCTCGAAGGGCGAGGACAGCCTGAAGGGCCGCTTTTGGCGCAACATGCAATTTTCGTCCAACCCCTTGATCCGCTCGCTCCGCGACACGGTGAAGTCCCTCATCGGCAAGCGCGTCATCCAATCCATTCAGACCGGAAGCGGCGGATTGCACGAGCCTTTCACCCTTCCCGAAACGCGGGCCGCCGAATTGCGCAACAATCGCTGCGGCGCGATCCGGCTCAATCTGAAGGGCCGCGAGCCCTTCGGGGAGGTGGCGCGTGGCAATGAAGAGACCGCCCTGATCGAAACGATCCGCGAGGCGCTGCTCGAACTCAAGCACCCCGAGACGCGCGAGCCTATCGTCGTAAAATTCTACACGGCGCAAGAAGCCTTCGGGCCCGATCACCATCCAGACGTGCCCGACATCATGGTTGTGTTCCGCGATGATCTCGGGCCGCTGGACGCCTGCTGGTCGGACCGGCTTGGTCTTATCAAACGGACCGTCTACCAGAATTGGCTGCCGCGAACCGGCGACCACACTCCGCATTCGACGCTTTGGATGTTGAATGGTCCATTCCCGGCCGGGGCGCGGTTTGAGGGCGGCGATGTGCTCGACGTCGGTCCGACCGTGCTGGAGATGCTGGGTCTTCCTCTCGATGGCCAGACCGATGGCCAATCGCTGACGCGGTTTGTCACCGGCATTGAGGCCGCGCCGCGCGACCGCCGCACCGGTCCCCGCGCTGCGAGCCGATTTTGATAGGCACCATCGGCGCGTGCCTCCTCCTCGCGAGCTGGCTGGTCAGCTCACAGGTCAAGCGCATCCAAAGCATCATGGCCCGCGTCAAGGCGGAGGAAGAGGCCGCGCGGGGTGTTGAGGCGGGCGCCAGTGGTGCGGGAGAAACGCCACGGAGTTAGACGGCAATCGTGTCTTTGTACAAAACCATTGCGCCCGGCTCGAAAACAAGATCAATGACGGCAAATTCGCAAGGGAGGGCGAACGATGCTTTCTGAGATTTGGCAATTTCTGAGTGACAACGAGCCCATCATCAGCGCGGCCGGGGCGATTTTGGCGACCGCCGTAGCGGTTTGGAAATTGGTCGGCTTGTATAAAGGAAAGGGCGCCAAAAGCTCCGCCCCCGTCAGTCCCCACTGGCAAAACACCACCTGGCAAAAGCGTCAGAAACGCTGATACGACGATTCATGGCGTCAAGGCGGAGGCCGCGCGGGGCACCACCACAAGCGAGTCGCCGAAGGCTTAACGGCGCTGGACGACCTCACCCTGAGGAGGCGCCTAAGGCGCCGTCTCGAAGGGCTGGGTGGTGAGACGGTGAGTCTTTCCAGC is a window of Methylocapsa sp. D3K7 DNA encoding:
- a CDS encoding alkaline phosphatase family protein, coding for MTARVIFIGLDAAESTLLERWAKEGFCPSLSSAMERGATIRLSSPLETLPGAVWPEIASSMGCGRHAHFYHGQQLRTGEAVKRAIEPKEVDTELYYWARASRAGKRVFISDIPQTVPVPDFNGLQLFEWGTHDRNFAITSEPPSVLEDIRKTYGDHPVTACDAHGETPEGYAKLLSGLKHGASTKTRIYLDYLRREPWDLFNVCYTECHCAGHQFWHFLDPNHPKHDPHAADGFKTAIRDVYAEIDKGVGALIEAAGPDAKIVLLASHGMALYSGGPNLLNEVLARLGLTSKGEDSLKGRFWRNMQFSSNPLIRSLRDTVKSLIGKRVIQSIQTGSGGLHEPFTLPETRAAELRNNRCGAIRLNLKGREPFGEVARGNEETALIETIREALLELKHPETREPIVVKFYTAQEAFGPDHHPDVPDIMVVFRDDLGPLDACWSDRLGLIKRTVYQNWLPRTGDHTPHSTLWMLNGPFPAGARFEGGDVLDVGPTVLEMLGLPLDGQTDGQSLTRFVTGIEAAPRDRRTGPRAASRF
- a CDS encoding glycosyltransferase family 2 protein, with protein sequence MAALTLQWQTGTEIVVVDSASEPQTKDALAQFLVKHPQIVLHRLNWPGLSMARNAAVSLSKGRWLAILDDDTVPDPGWLNEIFALIERLPAKAGATGLYTYPIWPEGREIDLPELWRKYLSLVEIEAEEDRTSSPVFVGANMLLRRDALLEAGGFPERLARQNQLLLSGDDVYVAEKMRRRGWAIWYSSRPRVGHRIHLERLDPAWLRKRLFWEGVTAMRLHAELDGSMPLFPVARALAFAPLLFGLSFFDPPRGTLRARAMWHLGVLRAYFARQPLLAQTSPAENGPGRLGPRQASPGENG